In one Polaribacter sp. ALD11 genomic region, the following are encoded:
- a CDS encoding tRNA-binding protein, which yields MKEEITFEDFLKVDIRIGTIIEVNDFPKARKPAYQLKIDFGTLGIKKTSAQITDLYSKEDLLNKQVSAIINFKPRQIANFMSEVLVLGIYNTGGNVVLLQASKPVKNGEQVN from the coding sequence ATGAAAGAAGAAATAACCTTTGAAGATTTTCTAAAAGTAGATATTAGAATAGGAACTATTATTGAAGTAAACGATTTTCCGAAAGCAAGAAAACCTGCCTACCAACTTAAAATCGATTTTGGCACCTTAGGAATAAAAAAAACAAGTGCACAAATAACAGATTTGTACTCTAAAGAAGATTTATTAAATAAACAAGTTTCTGCGATCATCAATTTTAAACCAAGGCAAATAGCCAATTTTATGAGTGAAGTACTCGTTTTAGGTATTTATAATACTGGTGGAAACGTGGTATTATTACAAGCTTCTAAGCCTGTTAAAAATGGAGAACAGGTTAATTAA
- a CDS encoding dicarboxylate/amino acid:cation symporter, translating into MKRLFSNLLFKVFIAIVLGIVFGLYLPESVNRVFTTFNSFFGQFLNFSIPLIIMGLIMPAISDLGKGAGKLLLLTAAIAYGSTLFSGFMTYFTASNIFPQLLESHVNDAALIADSGRELLPYFSITIPPVLDVMSALVLAFVIGLGLSYQEKSTLKFVVRDFQKIIMQLIENVIVPLLPLFILGIFASMSFSGKVFSILSVFISIIGVIFALHILLLLLQYTIAGALIKKNPLKLLATMMPAYFTALGTQSSAATIPVTLEQCLKNGVSEKIAGFVIPLCATIHLSGSIMKITACAMALMILEGMPFSFTLFAGFIFMLGIAMIAAPGVPGGAIMAAVGILQSMLGFNEEMLGLMIALYIAMDSFGTACNVTGDGAISIVVNKITKQKLVV; encoded by the coding sequence ATGAAACGTTTATTTTCAAATTTACTATTTAAAGTTTTTATTGCCATCGTTTTAGGTATTGTTTTTGGTTTATATTTACCAGAATCTGTAAACAGAGTTTTTACAACTTTTAATTCATTTTTCGGACAGTTTTTGAATTTTTCTATTCCTTTAATAATCATGGGGCTTATAATGCCAGCAATTTCTGATTTAGGAAAAGGTGCCGGTAAATTATTATTACTTACGGCAGCTATTGCATATGGTTCTACTTTGTTTTCTGGGTTTATGACATATTTTACAGCTTCAAATATATTTCCACAACTTTTAGAATCACACGTTAATGATGCCGCACTAATTGCAGATTCTGGTCGTGAATTGTTACCTTATTTTAGTATTACCATTCCGCCAGTATTAGATGTAATGTCTGCTTTAGTTTTAGCCTTTGTTATTGGTTTAGGCTTGTCATATCAAGAAAAATCAACTTTAAAATTTGTGGTTAGAGATTTTCAGAAGATAATAATGCAACTTATAGAAAATGTAATCGTTCCGTTATTGCCATTATTTATTTTAGGAATATTTGCAAGTATGTCTTTTAGCGGAAAGGTATTCTCTATATTATCTGTATTTATAAGTATTATTGGTGTTATTTTCGCCTTGCACATCTTATTATTGTTACTTCAATATACAATTGCAGGTGCACTTATAAAGAAGAATCCTTTAAAATTATTGGCAACAATGATGCCTGCATATTTTACTGCATTGGGTACACAATCTTCAGCAGCTACTATTCCAGTAACCTTAGAGCAATGTTTAAAAAACGGTGTTTCAGAAAAAATTGCAGGATTTGTTATTCCGTTATGTGCAACCATTCATTTGTCTGGTAGTATCATGAAAATTACAGCTTGTGCAATGGCTTTAATGATTTTAGAAGGTATGCCTTTTAGTTTTACACTTTTTGCTGGTTTTATTTTCATGTTAGGAATTGCAATGATTGCAGCACCGGGTGTTCCTGGAGGAGCAATTATGGCAGCTGTAGGAATTTTACAATCGATGTTAGGTTTTAACGAAGAAATGTTAGGTTTAATGATTGCTTTGTATATTGCTATGGATAGTTTTGGTACTGCTTGTAACGTTACCGGAGATGGCGCTATTTCTATAGTGGTAAATAAAATCACGAAGCAAAAGTTGGTTGTCTAA
- a CDS encoding M14 family metallopeptidase, with amino-acid sequence MKKLILLLFFISFSVSAQKVDLSYYLPKDVTYNKNIPTPESIIGHEVGEWHITHDKLVTYMKALAASSDRISIEDRGKTYEDRPLLLLTITSLDNHQNIENIRKNHIKATNNNSVDVSKNPIVVYQGFSIHGNEPSGSNAALAVAYYLAAAEGAEIDDLLNNTVILLDPSLNPDGLQRFAYWANTNRSKNINPDPNDREYSEIWPRGRTNHYQFDMNRDWLPVQLPESKARIASFHKWLPNILTDHHEMGSNSSFFFQPGIPSRTNPLTPQMNQDLTKEIGTYHAKALDKIGSLYYSEESFDDFYYGKGSTFPDINGGIGILFEQGSSRGHAQETINGVLTFPFTIRNQFTAALSTLEAGRKMRVKILKYQQDFYKESRNTGANKAIVFGDEKDAAKSYHLAEVLKRHQIKIHDVKDNFTQNGKTFKKGYSYVVPMNQKNHRLVKAMFDVRTTFKDSLFYDVSAWTFNHAFGVDYAENVSVSKVGNEILDLKMKEGVVSFKSDYGYLMSWNEYYTPKALNAILQKGIRAKVSMKNFNNGGNSYDYGTIFIPVQNQELNALELFQFLQEIALESHVSINGVTTGLNDGIDLGSNNFSNIKKQKVAMLVGDGVAGNDSGEIWHLLDQRFDMAITRLDMRYFTRIDISKYTTIVVPSSYNLGKSAEEKLKTWVRNGGVLIGYKNTARWLASSKFISLEFDKVKTDTIKAVSFENKSLRSGAQVIGGAIFEANVDRSHPINFGYKNEKLALFRNSTLFIKADKRSYNNPIQYTSNPLLSGYISKENAKVIKNTVPFKVQRMGRGRVLVFTDNTNFRAFWYGTNKLLMNAIFFGDKM; translated from the coding sequence ATGAAAAAATTAATACTTCTTCTCTTTTTTATTTCCTTTTCAGTTTCGGCTCAAAAAGTAGATTTATCTTATTACTTACCAAAAGATGTAACGTATAACAAAAATATTCCAACGCCAGAATCTATTATTGGTCATGAAGTAGGTGAGTGGCATATTACACATGATAAGTTAGTAACATATATGAAAGCTTTGGCAGCTTCTTCAGATAGAATTTCTATTGAAGATAGAGGGAAAACCTATGAAGACAGACCTTTGTTACTTTTAACAATTACTTCTCTAGATAATCATCAGAATATAGAAAATATTAGAAAAAATCATATTAAAGCAACCAATAATAATTCGGTAGACGTTTCTAAAAACCCTATTGTAGTGTACCAAGGATTCTCTATTCATGGGAATGAGCCTAGTGGTTCTAATGCAGCTTTGGCTGTTGCTTATTACTTAGCAGCTGCAGAAGGAGCTGAAATAGATGATTTATTAAATAATACGGTTATTTTATTAGATCCTTCTTTAAACCCTGATGGTTTACAGCGCTTTGCGTATTGGGCAAACACCAACAGAAGTAAAAATATAAATCCAGATCCTAACGATAGAGAGTACTCAGAAATTTGGCCCCGTGGAAGAACCAATCATTATCAGTTTGATATGAACAGAGATTGGTTGCCAGTACAATTGCCAGAAAGCAAGGCAAGAATAGCAAGTTTTCATAAATGGTTGCCAAATATTTTAACAGATCATCATGAAATGGGAAGCAATTCTAGTTTCTTTTTTCAACCAGGAATTCCGAGTAGAACTAATCCGTTGACCCCACAAATGAATCAGGATTTAACAAAAGAAATAGGAACCTATCATGCAAAAGCGCTAGATAAAATAGGTTCTCTATATTATTCCGAAGAAAGTTTTGATGATTTTTATTACGGAAAAGGATCAACATTTCCAGACATAAATGGTGGTATTGGTATTTTGTTTGAACAAGGAAGTTCTAGAGGGCATGCTCAAGAAACTATAAATGGTGTTTTAACGTTTCCGTTTACTATTAGAAATCAGTTTACTGCTGCTTTATCTACTTTAGAAGCGGGTAGAAAAATGAGAGTTAAGATCTTAAAGTATCAGCAAGATTTTTACAAAGAATCTAGAAATACAGGTGCTAATAAAGCCATTGTTTTTGGTGATGAAAAAGATGCTGCAAAGAGCTATCATTTGGCAGAAGTTCTAAAACGTCATCAAATTAAAATTCATGATGTAAAAGACAATTTTACCCAAAACGGAAAAACGTTTAAAAAAGGGTATAGTTATGTAGTTCCTATGAATCAGAAGAATCATCGTTTGGTAAAAGCGATGTTCGATGTAAGAACTACTTTTAAAGATAGTTTATTTTATGATGTTTCTGCTTGGACTTTTAACCATGCTTTTGGCGTAGATTATGCAGAAAATGTTTCTGTTTCTAAAGTTGGGAATGAAATTTTAGATTTAAAAATGAAAGAAGGTGTTGTTTCTTTTAAAAGTGATTATGGGTATTTAATGTCTTGGAATGAATATTATACTCCGAAAGCTTTAAATGCAATTTTACAGAAAGGAATTCGTGCAAAAGTTTCTATGAAAAATTTTAATAATGGCGGAAACTCGTATGATTACGGAACCATCTTTATTCCTGTTCAGAATCAAGAATTAAATGCGTTAGAATTGTTTCAATTTTTACAAGAAATAGCACTAGAAAGTCATGTTTCTATAAACGGAGTTACTACTGGTTTAAATGACGGAATTGATTTAGGTAGTAATAATTTTAGCAATATTAAAAAGCAAAAAGTAGCCATGTTGGTTGGTGATGGAGTTGCAGGAAACGATTCTGGAGAAATTTGGCATTTGCTAGACCAACGTTTTGATATGGCTATAACGCGTCTAGATATGCGTTATTTTACCAGAATAGATATTAGTAAATACACTACAATTGTGGTTCCTAGTAGTTATAATTTAGGAAAAAGCGCAGAAGAAAAGTTGAAAACTTGGGTTCGAAATGGTGGCGTTTTAATTGGCTATAAAAATACAGCAAGATGGTTGGCTAGTAGTAAGTTTATAAGTTTAGAGTTTGATAAAGTGAAAACAGATACTATTAAAGCTGTTTCTTTTGAAAACAAATCTTTAAGATCTGGTGCACAAGTTATTGGTGGTGCTATTTTTGAAGCAAATGTAGACAGATCTCATCCTATAAATTTTGGATACAAAAATGAGAAATTAGCATTGTTTAGAAATTCAACCTTATTTATTAAAGCAGACAAACGTAGTTATAACAATCCTATTCAGTATACTTCTAATCCGTTATTAAGTGGATATATTTCTAAGGAAAATGCAAAAGTGATTAAAAACACAGTTCCTTTTAAAGTACAAAGAATGGGAAGAGGACGCGTACTTGTTTTTACAGATAATACTAATTTTAGAGCTTTCTGGTACGGAACAAACAAGTTATTAATGAATGCTATTTTCTTTGGAGATAAGATGTAG
- a CDS encoding VOC family protein has protein sequence MTTNKNYPKSFSHIGLTVPNIKEAVKFYSEIMGWYVIMEPSTVKKETETAIGQMCIDVFGDEWTEFEIAHLATSDGIGIELFSFPHGVKEAPEFNPFNTGLFHFCIQDPNIEDLIAKIVSYGGKQRMPIREYYPKDKPFKMCYVEDPFGIVFEIYTHSYELTYSSGAYSK, from the coding sequence ATGACAACTAATAAAAATTATCCTAAATCATTTTCACATATCGGACTTACAGTTCCCAATATAAAGGAAGCTGTAAAATTCTATTCAGAAATAATGGGTTGGTATGTAATTATGGAACCTTCTACAGTTAAAAAAGAAACAGAAACCGCCATTGGTCAAATGTGTATTGACGTTTTTGGAGACGAATGGACGGAATTTGAAATTGCGCATTTAGCAACTTCCGACGGAATTGGAATTGAGTTATTCTCTTTTCCGCATGGAGTTAAAGAAGCTCCGGAATTCAATCCTTTTAATACAGGGCTTTTTCATTTTTGCATACAAGATCCAAACATAGAAGATCTTATCGCTAAAATTGTATCTTATGGAGGTAAACAAAGGATGCCAATTAGAGAATACTATCCTAAAGACAAGCCTTTTAAAATGTGTTATGTTGAAGATCCGTTTGGTATTGTTTTTGAAATCTACACACATAGTTACGAGTTAACATATTCTTCTGGTGCTTATTCAAAATAA
- a CDS encoding DUF962 domain-containing protein → MKTAQQWFDEYAISHQNETNQQVHYICVPLIFFSVIGLLMSIPNLFLENSFGLNNPLIENWAAVTGVLISFFYFRLGFWYFMEMLFVILLCIIGNFWLGNTVNLLYASIIIFVVGWIGQFWGHKVEGKKPSFAKDLQFLLIGPLWVIQKLGKKK, encoded by the coding sequence ATGAAAACTGCACAACAATGGTTTGATGAATATGCTATAAGCCATCAAAATGAAACCAACCAACAAGTACATTACATTTGTGTTCCTTTAATTTTTTTTAGTGTAATAGGGCTTTTAATGAGCATACCAAACCTATTTCTAGAAAATTCATTTGGTCTAAACAATCCATTAATTGAAAATTGGGCGGCTGTTACTGGCGTTCTAATCTCTTTTTTTTATTTCCGTTTAGGTTTCTGGTATTTTATGGAAATGTTGTTTGTAATACTGCTTTGTATTATTGGTAACTTCTGGTTAGGCAATACTGTTAATCTTCTCTACGCATCTATAATTATCTTTGTTGTAGGTTGGATTGGACAATTCTGGGGACATAAGGTAGAAGGAAAAAAGCCTTCTTTTGCAAAAGATTTGCAGTTTTTATTGATTGGACCACTTTGGGTGATTCAGAAATTAGGTAAAAAGAAATAA
- a CDS encoding YqaE/Pmp3 family membrane protein: MSFFRVLFAIIFPPLSVIDKGCGSFFIIFLLTLCGWIPGVIGALVILNNPKN; encoded by the coding sequence ATGAGTTTTTTTAGAGTATTATTTGCTATTATTTTTCCGCCACTTTCTGTTATAGATAAAGGTTGTGGTTCTTTCTTTATTATCTTTTTATTAACCCTTTGTGGATGGATTCCTGGTGTAATTGGTGCTTTGGTAATTTTGAATAATCCTAAGAATTAA
- a CDS encoding helix-turn-helix domain-containing protein, giving the protein MYLIGTKWKPLVLFHLLEGSLRSGILQKHIEGISNKMFTQTVRELEKDGLISREIFPVVPPKVEYKLTNRGKSLENILRSLDKWGLEDSYR; this is encoded by the coding sequence ATGTATTTAATAGGAACAAAATGGAAACCTTTAGTTTTATTTCATTTATTAGAAGGTAGTTTGCGTTCTGGAATACTGCAAAAACACATCGAAGGTATTTCGAATAAAATGTTTACACAAACTGTTAGAGAGTTAGAAAAAGACGGACTTATTTCTAGAGAAATTTTTCCTGTGGTGCCTCCTAAAGTAGAATATAAATTAACGAATAGAGGTAAGTCTCTTGAGAATATTTTAAGAAGTCTAGATAAATGGGGGTTAGAAGATAGTTATAGATAA